The genomic DNA AGCAtggttttaaaagctttgaaatGGAGGCATTTACGTGATTGAATTATTCAGCCTAACAACTCATAAGCTGAGGCAAAATTTCTGGAGCACAGAGACTGATCATACAGGGTATTAGCTGTTTTAGCTAATTATTATATTTCCTAACTTCTAAAAAGGTAAACTTCCGGATAGTGTACCCCTCTTGAAAACTGTCCATGAATTAAATTACCTTTTGTAGTTTTACACGTTGCATATCACTTGCAGAATTCTCCTGCTAGGTTTTAAGCTTCTGTTTACTTATTAACATCAAAGCTTGCTTTCTGTTACGTATATATTTGCATGTACAATGTATCTCCCTGTATATACATGTTTACTCTTCCTGCGCGTCTGTGTGTTTCCTCTTCCAGCATGCTGCACAGCCGCATCTTAGGCGAACAGACCCAACTGAAGGAGGAGATGGAGACACTCAGGAGGGACGACACTCAACTTGTCCGAGAGCACAACCACCTAAAACAGAGCTGCGAGGAGCTCAAACGACTGCACAGTCAAGACCAGAAAGAGTTAGCAGACCTCCGGCTGCAGCAACAGCAGGTACATTACGCAcacacagcgcacacacacacacacacacacacacacacacacacacacacacacacacacacacacacacacacacacacacacacacagcacagacacGTGTGTGGGTGTGATCTGTATCTGCCCAGATGTTTTAAGGGCAGGAGTTGCCTTTGGAGGTTTACTGATGTGGCACAGATGCTAGAGCCATTatacaaaattaaatttttcacaaaaaatgtgttCCATTTGCTACAGCATCACATATTTGTATTAGTGCTGAGGTTTTCACCGCTTTATATTTGGAAGTCATACATTTTGGAGCATCAAACCATATTTCCTTACTTGTTCGTAGTTCTAAACAGCGCAAGGTTGCTGTGACCCTTTCTGGACTACTATGCAGTACTGTCTCACACAGCACCCATGGGAACACTGCAGTTGTTAACAGCACAGGGCAACCAAGCAGAGGGAAATGCATACAGTGCACTTCTGAAAAGGGCAAGTGCAGGAGAAAAGGGCTTTGGCTTTGGCTTGGGCAAAGGGCACGCTGACCCAACCCATGTAGCTACAAGATCAGTGTATACGCAGTGTATGCTGTGTGGGCGAGGTCAATACAGTCCTCGGGTCTCAGCAACTCTGTCAGGATTTAGGAGGACTATATCAGCAAGACCTGCAGTAATGAGacatacagcctcacagagaaTTAGTAATCCATTCTGAAGGACAGACTCACTACACATAAAACAGTTAATTGCAGGCTAGCCATTTGGTTTTACTTGCATGCATTAATtcagtttttaaaaatgaacttacacttttaaaaaaagcccTTGTTTAAGCTGGCACAGGATTTGCTGTAAAAATAGAATCCTGCCTACACATTGATGCCATCTGCTGCTAAGGTGGGGCACAGCAAATACAGACTTAGTTTAGTAGTTTTATAATGACATATTATATGACTTGTGTTGTCCTTACCAGGTAATGAGAGAGAAGGGCTCATCAGAGGTGTTAAACAAACTGTATGACACAGCTATGGACAAGCTGGAGGGCGTGAAGAAGGAGTATGACGCCCTGAGCAAGCGCTACAGTGAGAAGGTGGCTAACCACAACACAGACCTGAGCCGCCTTGAGCAGGCGGAGGAGGAGAACCGAAGGCTGCAGAAGCAGATGGACGCACTGCTCAAACAGCGAGACTCGGCCATGCACTACCAGCAGCAGTACTCCACCTCGATAAGGAGGTGAAAGCATTTATCAcccgcacacatacagagaacaAGAACACATGAGATCAAACCGACCGCTGTCATATTCCAGGGAAAATAACTTTATATTGATATGTTGTAAATATTGTGGATCATGCCTGTGCGTGTTTCACAGGCTGGAATCAGTCTAGCAGAGGCGGTGATGACCCAGcacctgtacacacacataggaaCAAGGGCTATATGAGCTACACTCAAGCTGCAGCCAGCACATCATTTTATATGAGCATCTCATAAAATAATTGTTCACTGAAACGCTCACCATCTTCCTCCACCCTCCCAGGTTTGATTCAGTGCAGCAGGAACTGAACAAGTCCTCCGCTCAGAACAaggagctgcagagagagatggagcgcCTGCAGTCGGAGGTGACACGCTACAAGAACTTGCAGCTGAAGGCAGCCAAGGACTGCGAGAAGTACAAGGAGGAGAGGGACTCTGTGTTCAACGAGTATCGTCTCATCATGAGTGAGAGGGACCAGGTGATCAAGGAGCTGGACAAGTTGCAGACAGAACTGGAGGCAGCCGAGGCCCGACTGAAAAACACCTCTTCAGAGAGAGTGGTTGCCAGTGAAGAGTTGGAGGCACTCCGGCAGGTATCAGAGACTCAAGAACTTCACAACTACACAATAACAGTTATATCTGATGCACTCTTAATATCCAGAGAGGTGACTGGCCAGCATGGAGGCTGAACATGAAGTTTATGAGTATTGCTCCAAAAAACATCAGCACAACTGTTCTTATAAAATAAgcagagtatatatatatatatatatatatatctcatgaATGACATGATGTCAAAACGTTTACTCACCAAATCTGATTTTATATTATAGACATGTTGAATGAAAAACTTGGAATATGCGCTCATTCGCTTTCTttccaagagttagatgagaggatCGAGACCACACTCATATCTCTACAGTAAATATGTAGCTgaagccagttagcttagcgaTAAGACTGGaaactgactttggtgattctTCTTTGaagtaatcattcatttaaaaagctTGGATATAaagcattttgaaataaaactgATTTTGTCCTTACTCATCTATCACAGCTTCCCCAGGAGACTTACTGTCTTACTGAGTGAACTATTTCCTCAGTGAAAATTGAATTCAACCTGTCAGGTTTTTAGTGTGTCTGTTGGTGACTTGAGCCAGGCGTTCTCTCCAATGACACTGCACAAAAATAGTTCAGCTACACCGCCTCCTTTTTGAAGACTATTTCTAAACACTGGTTGACAAACCAAAGGGATTCATAACTACTGTTTGATTACTCTGCATTGGCCACATCATTTTTTCACATCGCATTAATGACTCACGGTGTTGAGATGCCCTCATTCTGTTTTGCACCCTTTGTTCCCCACAGGAGTTAAACTCGTCACTGGTGGACCGCGACAGGGCCATCTGCGAGAGGAACGAGCTGCTGGAGAAGTACTGCCACGAGGTGAAGGACAAGGCCGAGGCTCAGAAGGAGCTGAGTCAGGCCTGCAAGGACATCGAGATGGTACGGGAGGAGAGGGACGTGGCCCGCAAAGAGAGGACGGAGGCCATCATTCAAAGGGATCAGTTGCTCCGAGAGTACTATCAGGCCAGACAGGTAACAAACTGCACCTTAGATTTGACAGTATAAAGTCAAAGGTTAGACACATGATAAAGAGCTTAGTGCATCCAGTGAGCTGTCAGTTGGTGGATTACAGTATGTCAGTGGACTGACCCTTAAGCGGATTTATGTCACACCTCTGTCTGCCCACTAGATGGCCCTCTTAACAGTCATTCTGCTGGTCACATGCACTTAAACCTTTAAGACCTTAAAGATGAGCTGTGGTTTGTTTGAAAGTCACACATCTGCACAGTCTCTCCACCGTTACTTTTTTCACACCAGGCACTGTAAACTCTATGATGTTGTTACATATGGAAATGCAGCATGTAGCACAGTTGTTTTACGAATAATCTTATTCATGTATACTCAATGTTCTTAGAAACAAGACTCGGCCACCTTGGACATGGAACGAGCCAATAAGGAGATTGAGATGCTGAGGAAACAGTATGAGGCCATGTCCCAGGAACTGAAGGAGGCCACACAGGAGGCGGAGGTGGCCAAATGTCGACGGGACTGGGCCTTTCAAGAGAGGGACAAAAtagtggcagagagagagagcataagGTCAGTCTGTGTATGGGTTTGTTAAAGACTCCTGACAGAGTTGGGAGGCCACATACAGTGTCGTAGAGAATCACTGGCTAATTACTGCTTCTCCCTATACGCTTCGCCCTTTATTCTTACTTTCGCCTCTTCTTCCCCAGGACTCTGTGTGATAACCTACGGCGGGAGAGGGACCGGGCAGTCAGCGATCTGGCCGATGCCCTGCGTAATCTCGACGATATGAGGAAACAGAAGAATGATGCGTTGCGAGAGCTCAAAGAACTAAAGTGAGTCTTCACCATGGTTCTGAATCCTCAGTTATTATAAAAATGATAGGAAACACTCACATAAGCAATCCAAGGGAAATCCTCCTGCATTTGAGCGAGCACAGAACAACATCGCCTCTACTCTGCCAACTTGTCTAGCTGTTGTACTCAGTGTGTGGCAGAGCGTGAACTGTGATATTCTGCCTTTGGAGACATCATGGAGCTCAGTTGTTTGTCTGGCGCCATTTTCACATGCCCAGATTAAAAGTGTAATCCTGAGAAGCGTTAGTGTtttggacacacatacacatttggTTTCTCACTGGCCTTGTCACCCTGCATATGAATTTATATTGCGTGTAAAAGCTCCCTCTGCTGGCTAAAGTGAATATGAAAGCCATTTGTCGGTCAAAGCATTGATGGAGCATGCAGTATGCTGTGACTTTGAGAGTTTCTTTCTCTATCCTCTGTAAAGAACAGTGTAAGATTGGGGTTTTAATGTCACATCTACCCTCAAGGCATGCCTCAGTAGGACACCATATATCTTACTGACAGTTGGGCATTGTGTGCATTCTACTTTTAGTTTTCTTATAAGTAAAGATAAGTTTGATTCCATAAACCACAAAACAGAAAGTGTAAGAAAGGACACAAGAAATACTTTTGGAAGATACCAGAAGTTTGAGCCCAATTCCAAATAAAAAGAAGGGCAAAACGTTCATACTTTTTGACATAATTTCTTCTTAATTTTATACTTGGATTGGATTCTACATCCAGAGTGGTGTACCTTGTCATTTTATTCCAAACAGAAAAACATTGTGCTTTTGGTAAGAAAACTATTTTCCAAGTATAAagactggctgtgtgtgtgatctctCTGTTGTCTCTGCCCATCTATCCTCAAGTGACTGACCTTTGATTCTGTGTGCGATTTCTTCCTCGGTTAAGAGAGAAGATGGAGAGCCAGCTGGAGAAGGAGGCCCGGTTCTGTCAGCTAATGGCCCACAGCTCTCACGACTCAGCCATCGACACAGACTCCCTGGAGTGGGAGACAGAGGTGGTGGAGTTTGAGAAAAACAGGGTAAGATCAGTGCTCAGCTATTATACCTGAGAGTGATTTGGTGACACACCAGTCTCCTGAGAGCCAGTAGCGCTCCAGAACGTAATGATAGTGAAATAAGTTTGTCAAAATGAAGGAATTTACTGACATTAATATTATTGCCCTTACAGGACGACATGGATTTAAAGGCACTTGGGTTTGATATCGCTGAGGGGGTAAATGATCCGTATTTACCAGGAGATTGTGGTATATTTGTTACAAGAGTGGACAAAGGAAGTATCGCAGATGGAAGGTTAAGGTATGAGCTGCTTCAAGAAGCTATCGTGTTCTTTTCTTGACTAACCGTTAAATCCCTCATTGTCCATCCTCTTGTGTCTCCAGAGTGAATGATTGGTTGTTGAAGATTAATGACATGGACCTGACCAATAAGGACAGGAAGCAGGTGGTGAAGGCCTTCCTTAATGGTGGCGGATTGATCAACATGGTAGTACGAAGAAGGAAGTCTCTGGGAGGAAGGCTCCTCACTCCTGTCCACATCAACCTTGTGGGACACCAAGGTATATGGAGTGCTAAATGACTTGGCTTGCTTTGTCTTGTCTCATTACTAAGCCTTGTGGCTGTTAATGCTTCAGTGTTATTTCACCCTTTCCCATTTTCCCTCCTATCTCTCAGACAGTGGTATTGGTCTGGAGAGCGGTGTGTTTGTCACTGCCCTTGTCCAGGGCAGTCCAGCAGCCAGGGAAGGCTCTCTCACAGTTGGAGACAGACTGATCGCTGTGAGTCTTTTCTTAGCTTCTTTGAAATTCttctttataattttttttttatactccCTCCTTCAACATCTACCACACTAACAGCTCACACATGATCATTTGCCTTTCTAATCCAGGCCTTGTTCCATTCCAGTATCCACACTCCAAACCCAGATAAAGTGGGATTTGGTCGTGAAATGGAAGGAGGAAAGTCTCCTGCTTTGATTAAATCCTCAAAAGCTTGCAGCTCTAGAGGGCTACGTGGAGCTGTCTTTAAACACATAGCTTCAATATACTCACACAGAGAATGAAAGAGAAAAGACAAGTGACAGAAATGGAGCTATGCATCTCCATCTCTTATCTTTGAAAAGTTTGTGTTAAATTTAAGCATGAAACTTGTGCATTACCCTTGAATCCCAGAGCACTTGGATATCTCTGCTCACCATTTATCAGCAGAACAGTCTCCTCCATGTAGCCAGGGAAGTGATATGCCAGATGATAGCTCAGCTGCAAGCACAATTAGCAATGGTAAGTACAGATGATGCGTTAAGAGATCTTAATCCTGGAAGAGTATCGTATTTTATCATGCCCTTTTAAACGTTAATCACATTAGTGTATCGGGTTATATATAACTTATTAAATGCTTAATTGCGTTTGCCAAAAAAAGAGTCCAAAGTGCTGAATCTTCAATGAAATATGCATGGGATGCAATTGAATGTCAGTAGCTGAACTCCATGGCTCAGAGGTGAGCTCAGAGATGCTCGTTTGTTCTAGGTTAAAGGAGAAAGTTCTTTCCTGAACTTATTTCATGATAAATCTCATCCATAATATATGCTCTTCAACATCTCTGACTCCTCAAGTCGGGCCCATTGTGATGGAAATGTGAGTGTGAGGGTTTGTCAGACTGAAATGTGCTGGCCTAGATTTCTTGTGGTTTCCTTACTGCAGCAGTGAGACATATCTCAAGCCCCAGGTGGTCTCATGTTCACAAGACATGGCACCTGTATGTGTTTGTAGATGTGCATCTATTTAATTATACTGccataacacagacacacacacacacacacacacacacacacacacacacacacacacacacctcagatGAATATCAAAATTGCTTCGGTGTTGAAGGACCTGTCCTTATTTCCAATGTCTTTCTCTACTCCCCAGATAAATGGCATTGCTCTGGATAACAAATCTGTGACAGAGTGTGAGGCTCTGTTGAGGAGCTGTAGGGACTCTCTTAGCCTCTCTCTCATGAAGGTGGGCCACTCTCTCTTTTTGAGCTCCTTTTCTACTTCACCTATGCTAACAATCAAGACCTTCTTTCTACTTTTTTATGTCCTACATAGCAGTTTTACATCTTCAGTTGTGTGGTTTGTGAGAACTGGATTATCTGATGCATTGCCAATTACTTTGCCAGTGTTATCACAACATTGCTTCATCTGTCCTCCCCACAGTTCTTCCCTCACAGTACGTCAGGCCAGAACATCTTTGAGAGTCTGCGTGAGTCTTCAGAGAAGTCCAATGGGCGCATTCACCTGTCTGAGATTCACTCCCGGAACAGCCGCAACCTGAAACACAACAGCTCAACACAGACTGACATATTCTGCCCTGATGTTGGAACCACCAGCACAAGTAGCATCTCTGGGGAGAGGAGGAAGGTCAGAGGAGAATCTGATGAGGTGTACAGCGACATCAGCAAGCCGTTCTCCACAGGGTCCCTCCATGCTACTAGCCTTCGGCCGGCCTCTGACTTGGGCACTGGCCGCTATGGCCCCAGTGCTTTCCAAGAGTGCTGTCCATACACAAAGGCGCCTTCCTCCTTGCCCTTTGACCCTGTCTCTGCCTCAGACTGCATCACAATGGAGACAACCCTGGAGAAGAAGCACAGTGGAGGCACATGGCCCAAGATGATGGTGGGAGGTATGTCTGTTGCACCAGATAACACCAGTCCAGTCACAGCAGCAGCCCAGCTCTCCATCTACAAATCGCCCAAGCAGAGGAAGTCCATCTTCGACCCAGACACTTTCAAACGCCCCGAAACACCTTCCTCTAAGATGGAGTACatggcagccaatcagattgcAGCAGTGGCCGCTGCTGCAACTTCCCACTCCCCGCAGCCTTCGAAGACAgagtccctctcctcctcatccaccCCTACCCCAACCCCTCCAACCCCACCCACTCGCAGTGACTCCTTCAAGTTCAAACACAAACATCAAAGCAGCTCTGCCTCTGACTGCACGATCACCTCAGACGGCAAGGGAGAGGCTGCCATCTCCATGGCGGCGGGAGAGAGAAGCGAGCGAGAAAGAGACAGGAATGGAAACCACTATTTCCTGGACGGCAAGGTCCTGACCTCGAGGAAGTCATGCGATGAGGACATCGGCCGAACCAGAggggaggagccagaggtgaAGAGGCCGCGCCCCAAATCTGCCCCCGCTCTTCGACGTAGGATGACCCCCCAGACCATCACTCTTCCCTCCTTCCAAGTAAGTCCATTTAAGGCTTAAAAATTGGATCTAGAGTCTTTATGTGGTGCATTTGATTCAGAAACTTTCCTTTGCATGATCCCTGCACCAATTCAAGGCGAGGTTTGTTTAGAAGCTTCTCTAATAAAGAGATGAGAACATGATGCATTTGAGAAGTGTTTGAATCTAAAATGACCAACATTTCAAATTATCCCAGTGGGCCAAAGCATCCATTTTGTAATATAATTTACAGCCCCATCACAGTTATGCCTCTGGGACTTGCCTCTTAGCCAGCGAGTCAGAGTGATTGATGCTTCTGTACTAGTACAGCTACCCAACCCAGGAGCTGAGTCAGTGCCCATGGCTCAGACAGCCATTCCTGGGTGGCTACCTCTTCAGGCCCTGAAGAACACAGGAGAACATAGTGGGGATGAATGTTCATTTTACTGTTATGGGATGTTCGTGCTGTCATTTTTCTCCTATGGTACTTCTCTCTAGCGAAGGGTAGAGGATTTCTCCCAAGACATAATGGAGTTTTGTTACCCTGCAGGGAAAATGGTAACCGCTTATTTCTGTCATCAATCACAGAGCTACTCTAACGATGAGCATTCACCAGAGCCCAGGGACATGCTGCGTTCCTCCCCCAGCCGCTCCCATAGGCACAGCGTCGGCTTTGTCCCCACAGTCTACAATGGCACACTACCTCCTAGTAAGTTTCTCAAACGTTTACATAAATACTCTTACATGCTCTCACTATAATCATAGTGTGCCCCACCCCACCTAACATGGTGGCGTGTCTGTCCTCTGTCAGATTCAGTCCACCGGGGTCTGGCTCCTTGCCCCGCTGTGACAGCCGTGATGAGGAATCCGGTGTACACCGTGCGCAGTCACCGCGTTCATACCAGCAACTGTCCATCTGTTGCCTCCCAGATATGTCACCAGCACACCCACACCAGGTTACCTCCTTCTCACACTCACCGTTTCCTTGACacctgttgtttttaaatggcGGTTTACATCTTTCATTGTCGGTTCAGTGTTTCTGATGGGGCCTGTTATGATTACTAATATTTCTTAGTTTCCTAAAGTCTAAATCACATAACTAAAATTGGGTTAGGGTGGAAAATAATTTTCCACTGTTGCTACAGTTGTGATTTAGCTCAGCCCATCAATTTAATTAACTCTGAACTGTAAAATACCTTGCATGTTCAAATAATTGTATAAGCATTGTATGCATAGTTACGTATATGCATCCTAaggcatttttgtttgtttgtgtagccCACAACACCAGGGCCGTCTGAGCCTGGACCTGAGCCAGCAGAAGCGCACAAGTGACTACTCTGAATCCTCATCGTCACGCAGCAGCAGAGCTTCACACGGTACAAACTCACTGCCCTCCAGCGCACGACTCGGTCAGTCTGACactcatgcacgcacacacacacataaaggtcACAGGCTCGGTGCCCTTTCTCTTTTAGGGTATTATGTCACAACATTCATTCCTGTATTATCTCATCCCTCTACCAGGTTCTTCCAATAATGTCCAGTACCGCACAGAGAGGATCAAAATCCCTTCCACTCCCCGCTACCCCCGCTCCATGCTGGGGTCAGACAGAGGTAATGCACTCACTagtaaaaacacaacacttCACACTCATCACGTAAGTATTAAAACACTTAAAAGCCCCTTAGATCATAATGCACATCATCAGCTATTAGGTCTAgccatattttctttattttacttCAGGCCTGATTTAACGTTGTCAGTCTCGCTGAGTTTTAAGATCCATgtcttatacatttttaaattgagATTTTACAGCACCGACAGAAACAAACTTTGAATGTCATCCTCAGATGTGGAATTGTCAACACCTGAATTGACCTGAACTGCTGTAAGCAGTTTGTCTCTTTAGCCTTTGGTTAGCCCCAAGTTATGACATTTGTTTCTTAATGTACATTCTGAGTGGTCAGATAGTGTTCAGAGAAATAATGTTTCCAGGTGTAAATAGTCTCCATGCAGTTCAGGATCTGATTACCTAAACCTCCTCCTCAGATGgtttttaaaccattttttgcACTGCTGTGAAAACAATGTGTTCCAAGCTTCTTTCATTAAACTTTGCTTCGATATACAGATATAGAAACCAAAAGCTACTAACTGCTGGATTTCAATGTGTATTCCAGATGTGTATCTTCATGTGAGATCTACCtttctgctcctcctcccctaAATCCAGGCTCCCTCTCACACTCTGAGTGTAGCAGTCCCAGTCTCATCACACCTCCGCATTCGCCACTCAATCTGGAGACTTCCTCGTTTGccagcagccaatcacaagGCTCCATTTCCACTTTACCTCGGATCTCAGTCAGCCCTTTGCCAATAGGGGAGCGCAGGAAAGACAGGTATGACAAAAATGAGCATTCACAGATAAATTAACTTCCCAGTCGACCGctgctgactgaaaaatgtaCATTGGCAAATTGAAAGTTGCCTATCACAGACGACCTGTACGGAGTATTTATCAGTTGGTTGTTGTAAGTGTCTAGTTGCAGCCGTTGTTTTAGGACAGGAATACTGAGAAAATGACTCTGCGAATGGTGTAGATGTTGGGTGGCTCGGTGGTGTTTTAAACCCCcaacgttgtgtgtgtgtgtgtgtgtgtgtgtgtgtgtgtgtgtgtgtgtgtgtgtgtgtgtgtgtgtgtgcaggcatgtgtgtgaacattggtggttcacatgcacaagtggcaacatgacacatgaactttgtgtgggtgtgtgtgtgggtgggtgtgtgtgtgtttctgtgtgtgcgtgcatgcatgtgtgtgcgaacATTGGTGGTTCACACGCACAAATGGCAAATTGCAGTCATGGTGCAGTGTCCCTTGCAAATGGAAGCTTTGCACCTGTGAATGGGTACACAAGCACAGGaaagttgtaggagtgtgtgtatggagaTGTCTTTCATCTCCTGGATGAAAATTATGctctttcccattcatttcctatggCGGTCATTTTTGACCGTAAACAAAAGAAGTGTGactaagttgaataaatcactcaaaattcaaagaaagtagtcacaATGAATGTTATGTGTTCAAATGCCTTTTGTGAAGGATATCATAATGTCTTGAGGCAATCTGATGAAAAATGCCATATTTACGGTACAGGGAATGTGTAAATCGGTCATTTTTGACCGGAACAGTGTTTGAAggttaaaacaccaaacacctgtTGGGTGAATAATGGAGAGTATGATTATAAGGATCACTTCAAAAGCGAGTATGATTTATCCTATGTCTGGCCTTAGGGATCCTCTTAGGCTATATCCAAAGGCGTCGCCAGGCAACCGGTCTATCCTGGTCAGAACTTTGCAATCTCTTATTGAAATCCTATTAAAACTCTTAATGATTCTATGGAAGCTTATTGTTGTTTCCAAAAAAGAAGCAGTGATGTGCTGCTGTGTTAGAATtcgattttcttttttccaccCTTTCTGTCCCATTTTGTATTGCCGACACCTGATATTTGTCCTCCATTCTGCTCTTTATCTTCTTCCCGCCTCTCTGCAACCTTTCTGCCTCCAGATCTCTTTACCGTAACCGATCTTTTCTAAGGATTCCTCTGGCTGCAAGGCCGAGGTTCTCCTCTCTCAGGAGCCTCAGGTTCGTTCTTCCTCAAAGTGCTACAAACAAGGGAATGCCCCCACCCTTCCCCCAAGCTCACGTCGTTCACATGCTCCAGTGTAGTTGGGTAGATAATGTAGAGTAGCAGAACAGTCTCGTGCAGTATACATGCACTATATGGAATGCAAAAGGAGGAGGAATTGGGATGTTTTTCACCCTCCACAAGAGCgcggtttaattttcagattgATAATACTTTGCATGCCACAATATCACTGCCTTAggaaaccaaaaaaaaatagacCTGATTAGCTACACTTGCTGAACTTCAAAGGTTCAGTGTTCTGTTTATATGTCTGCACTTGTCTCTCTCCATATCGGAAAACCCACTTGAGTCTCAGATATTGCATGCCCTGTCCATGCCCCATGATGACGACATGGTCAacatgcatgtttgtgttttggccttaAGCCAAGTCACCTTTCAGTTCACAGTATGTATGTTATGCAATGGTATTATTATTCAGCCTCAAGCTTCTGGGTCATGGTCTTGTTTGTACACCACCGCTCTGTTTACCTCTGTCCCTGGCTGCAAATCCATTCCTCTTATCTGCTTTCATGGAATTGTATGCCATGTCCAATGCCAACTTGTTATGAAGACGCACAGTTCATGCAAATCTCCTCCATGTGAAGGGATTTCACTTGCCTGTGCTTTTATGATGTTGCACACAGTGTCTCTGTACTCTAAACCTGTCCAGGTTCTTCTGTAAGTCAGGTGTCAAGTGGCACTGGAGAGATCAATTTACAGGCCTGGAGGGAAATGTAAGCTCAGGCTCAAACATTCTTTAAACACAAATCAGTATTTCTATTGATAGTGTTTATAATTTGGACCAGATATGATTTTGTAGAGCAAAAGCCTAGGTAGCAAGCAACTCTCCAGAGCTGTAAATAAGTTGGTCAATCCAACTGTGACGTCACCTAACCCCTTTCAACTTGCACCTGCGTGGTACACTGTAACTGATTTTCTGGGATGCTATTCATTTATACACAAACCTCTTTCCCACCAGGCCATACTTGGAGGAACCCCGCAATGTAATTGTGCACAAAGGCGCGGAGCCTCTGGGCATCTCCATCGTCGGGGGGGAGAACGGAGGGATCTTTGTTTCTAAAGTTACTGGAGGTAGCATCGCCCACCAGGCAGGATTGGAGTATGGAGACCAATTACTGGAGGTATAACCAACCTACTGTATGTCGGAGAGGTTGCGGCATCAAGCAGCATCAAT from Sander lucioperca isolate FBNREF2018 chromosome 15, SLUC_FBN_1.2, whole genome shotgun sequence includes the following:
- the dlg5a gene encoding disks large homolog 5a isoform X2, with product MEPKHKELLDQCHQNLLESITDADRLIELLIVSGTLSQLDRFELDQNCSSSAEKVDHLLKMLMNKESDHFLDLCVALEKAYPDLYTALFSNNGGGPVDHSTGSTYSVLSTMPSDSESSSSLSSVGSPVNGEASSPPPTINDNRPSGDNLDTILFQLRQVTRERDELRKRLALASPGTTFDDCRPNSKPSHDYERLKSQCMRAMADLQSLQNQHTKTLKRCEEAVKEADFYHMLHSRILGEQTQLKEEMETLRRDDTQLVREHNHLKQSCEELKRLHSQDQKELADLRLQQQQVMREKGSSEVLNKLYDTAMDKLEGVKKEYDALSKRYSEKVANHNTDLSRLEQAEEENRRLQKQMDALLKQRDSAMHYQQQYSTSIRRFDSVQQELNKSSAQNKELQREMERLQSEVTRYKNLQLKAAKDCEKYKEERDSVFNEYRLIMSERDQVIKELDKLQTELEAAEARLKNTSSERVVASEELEALRQELNSSLVDRDRAICERNELLEKYCHEVKDKAEAQKELSQACKDIEMVREERDVARKERTEAIIQRDQLLREYYQARQKQDSATLDMERANKEIEMLRKQYEAMSQELKEATQEAEVAKCRRDWAFQERDKIVAERESIRTLCDNLRRERDRAVSDLADALRNLDDMRKQKNDALRELKELKEKMESQLEKEARFCQLMAHSSHDSAIDTDSLEWETEVVEFEKNRDDMDLKALGFDIAEGVNDPYLPGDCGIFVTRVDKGSIADGRLRVNDWLLKINDMDLTNKDRKQVVKAFLNGGGLINMVVRRRKSLGGRLLTPVHINLVGHQDSGIGLESGVFVTALVQGSPAAREGSLTVGDRLIAINGIALDNKSVTECEALLRSCRDSLSLSLMKFFPHSTSGQNIFESLRESSEKSNGRIHLSEIHSRNSRNLKHNSSTQTDIFCPDVGTTSTSSISGERRKVRGESDEVYSDISKPFSTGSLHATSLRPASDLGTGRYGPSAFQECCPYTKAPSSLPFDPVSASDCITMETTLEKKHSGGTWPKMMVGGMSVAPDNTSPVTAAAQLSIYKSPKQRKSIFDPDTFKRPETPSSKMEYMAANQIAAVAAAATSHSPQPSKTESLSSSSTPTPTPPTPPTRSDSFKFKHKHQSSSASDCTITSDGKGEAAISMAAGERSERERDRNGNHYFLDGKVLTSRKSCDEDIGRTRGEEPEVKRPRPKSAPALRRRMTPQTITLPSFQSYSNDEHSPEPRDMLRSSPSRSHRHSVGFVPTVYNGTLPPNSVHRGLAPCPAVTAVMRNPVYTVRSHRVHTSNCPSVASQICHQHTHTSPQHQGRLSLDLSQQKRTSDYSESSSSRSSRASHGSSNNVQYRTERIKIPSTPRYPRSMLGSDRGSLSHSECSSPSLITPPHSPLNLETSSFASSQSQGSISTLPRISVSPLPIGERRKDRSLYRNRSFLRIPLAARPRFSSLRSLRPYLEEPRNVIVHKGAEPLGISIVGGENGGIFVSKVTGGSIAHQAGLEYGDQLLEYNGINLRNATEQQARLIIGQQCDTITIMAQYNPHMYQLGIHSRSSSRLEPVSTHSTPQRSGAATPDNHSTIDTLSEQDEGTLTPSSKQTTPTTSPNNFIRMPSEGSKKVDEPRLVTVRRPGVEVGVTLCGGNLRGVYIESLDEDSPARCPDGLLPGDIILEYNSVNMKNKTAEEVYVEMLKPAETVTFKVQHRPDDFSTLKDVPGDGFYIRALYDRVGEAEGDLSFKKDDILYVDESLPKGSFGTWMAWQLDENAQQIQRGQIPSKYMMDQEFYRRHSVTEMKEDSSKTLSAAARRSFFRRKQKHKRSSSKDSKEMVALDAISTDSIPFLDDCVSLAYQRVQKVECTSPRPVLILGPLTDAVKEMLVKESPGKFCRCLLEVMKASQQAIERGVKDCLFIDYKRRSGHFDVTTVASIKEITDKGCHCLLDIAPHAIERLHSVHIYPIVVFVRYKNAKQIKKDFSPKTLTGKISNREQKDPVYLRDKVSQKHSKEQFESAQKIEQEYSKFFTGIVQGGTLPYICTQIMTIVDQEQSKVLWTPLGCP